One window from the genome of Pseudomonas frederiksbergensis encodes:
- a CDS encoding alkene reductase, protein MSHIGLDLLLSNVQVGNLSLKNRMVMAPMTRSRAGDGDVATPLMAEYYSQRASAGLIVTEGSQVSAQGKGYLRTPGIFTPQQVAGWRQVTEAVHAQGGQIYLQLWHVGRLSHSLVQADGALPVAPSAIKADGEIYTAEGLKPYELPRALALDEIPGVIDDFRQAALNAKLAGFDGVEIHGANGYLIDQFLRDGTNQRTDAYGGSIENRARFLKEVVESVIEVFGASRVGVRLSPIFSYFSMSDSHPQATFDYTARMLSRYGLAYLHIVELGEGSFDFLELKRRFGGPYIANGGYSAERAGTAISQRTADLVAFGTPFLANPDLVERFRLGEALNPADPATFYQGEERGYTDYPTLSAP, encoded by the coding sequence ATGAGCCACATTGGTCTTGATCTTCTGCTGTCCAACGTCCAGGTCGGCAACCTGTCCCTGAAAAACCGCATGGTCATGGCGCCCATGACTCGCAGCCGCGCGGGGGACGGCGATGTCGCGACGCCCCTCATGGCCGAGTACTACAGCCAGCGGGCCAGCGCCGGCCTGATCGTCACCGAGGGCTCGCAGGTTTCGGCCCAGGGCAAGGGCTATCTGCGCACCCCTGGGATCTTCACTCCCCAGCAGGTCGCCGGCTGGCGACAGGTGACCGAAGCCGTTCACGCCCAGGGTGGGCAGATTTATTTGCAGCTCTGGCATGTGGGCCGGTTGTCCCACTCGCTGGTCCAGGCTGACGGTGCCCTGCCCGTGGCCCCTTCGGCAATCAAGGCCGACGGTGAAATCTATACCGCCGAGGGCCTCAAGCCCTATGAACTGCCGCGGGCGTTGGCGCTGGATGAAATCCCCGGGGTGATCGACGATTTCCGCCAGGCCGCCCTCAACGCCAAGCTCGCCGGTTTCGACGGTGTTGAAATCCATGGCGCCAACGGCTACCTGATCGACCAGTTCCTGCGTGACGGGACCAACCAGCGCACCGACGCCTACGGTGGCTCGATCGAGAACCGCGCACGCTTTCTAAAGGAGGTGGTCGAGTCGGTGATCGAGGTCTTTGGCGCCAGCCGCGTTGGCGTCCGCCTGTCGCCGATCTTCAGTTACTTCTCGATGAGCGACAGCCATCCCCAGGCGACTTTCGACTACACGGCCCGGATGCTCAGCCGTTATGGCTTGGCATACCTGCACATCGTGGAGCTGGGCGAAGGCTCGTTCGATTTCCTCGAACTCAAGCGACGCTTTGGCGGGCCCTACATCGCCAACGGCGGCTACAGCGCTGAACGGGCTGGCACGGCCATCAGCCAGCGCACGGCCGATCTGGTGGCATTCGGCACGCCGTTCCTGGCGAACCCGGACCTGGTGGAACGATTCCGATTGGGTGAAGCCTTGAACCCGGCCGATCCGGCCACGTTCTATCAGGGCGAGGAGCGCGGCTATACGGATTACCCAACCCTGTCAGCGCCCTAA
- a CDS encoding pirin family protein, with product MNSIVATPPRAIVRRTTGSSHGPITRLMSPGDLGQLCKPFVFLDLFEFNAKGMPRGFGMHPHSGIATLTYMIEGEVVYEDTTGKSGTLPSGGMEWMQAGNGVWHDARPVGGSPIRGFQLWVALPPDQENAPAHSEYLAPAEIPRQGPALVMLGEYGAARSSIAAPPGMNYLAVQLKDKERWRYTPPAGHDVAWLAVNSGSLDAGEDVNAGEMVIFQESAAAIDIVAQGATSFVLGSAVKHPHDLVTGYYSVHTSEAALEQGESEIRRIGVQLKQQGRLA from the coding sequence ATGAACAGCATTGTCGCGACACCACCGCGCGCCATCGTCCGCCGCACCACCGGCAGCAGCCATGGCCCCATCACCCGGCTGATGAGCCCCGGCGACCTCGGTCAACTGTGCAAACCCTTCGTATTCCTGGATCTGTTCGAATTCAACGCCAAGGGCATGCCCCGCGGCTTCGGCATGCACCCACATTCCGGGATCGCGACGCTGACCTACATGATCGAGGGCGAAGTGGTCTATGAAGACACCACCGGTAAATCCGGCACGCTGCCGAGTGGCGGCATGGAGTGGATGCAGGCTGGCAATGGCGTGTGGCATGACGCCCGGCCCGTCGGCGGCTCGCCGATTCGTGGATTCCAGCTCTGGGTGGCGTTGCCGCCCGACCAGGAAAACGCCCCGGCGCACAGTGAATACCTCGCGCCCGCAGAAATCCCGCGGCAAGGTCCGGCGCTGGTCATGCTCGGCGAATACGGCGCCGCGCGCAGCAGCATTGCCGCACCGCCCGGCATGAACTACCTGGCGGTGCAGCTCAAGGACAAGGAGCGCTGGCGCTACACGCCGCCGGCCGGACACGACGTTGCGTGGCTGGCCGTCAACAGCGGCAGCCTCGACGCAGGGGAAGACGTCAATGCCGGGGAGATGGTGATTTTCCAGGAATCGGCCGCGGCCATCGACATCGTTGCCCAGGGCGCGACCTCCTTCGTACTTGGTTCGGCGGTCAAGCATCCCCACGACCTGGTCACGGGTTACTACTCGGTGCACACCAGCGAGGCCGCGCTGGAACAGGGCGAAAGCGAAATCCGCCGCATCGGCGTCCAGTTGAAACAGCAAGGACGGCTGGCCTAG
- a CDS encoding LysR family transcriptional regulator, which translates to MLDLNDVALFVQVVRSGSFAEAARRLGMPSNTVSRRVQQLEAQLGTRLLQRSTRKLTLTHVGEGFYGRCVGAVDGLMDAGQALMHGSDEPAGLVRIAAMADFFDFFPMEWIADFLAAHPRVQLDFVLSDARVDLITDRIDVAFRGGVLQDSGYVGRQLLSNASDGMVASPAYIAARGMPKSLDDLARHHSVNFPHPSGLSHWQLIGPDGQAVEVQIPSRFNANTAQALRKAAVAGLGIAVLPSALSAMDLEAGRLVRVLPQYRRNGFGLNVLYPSRRQLPRAVSAFIALVMEKLELKAFPARPS; encoded by the coding sequence ATGCTGGACTTGAACGACGTGGCGCTGTTTGTCCAGGTTGTACGCAGCGGCAGTTTTGCCGAAGCGGCCAGGCGGCTGGGCATGCCTTCGAATACCGTCAGCCGGCGTGTCCAGCAGTTGGAAGCGCAGTTGGGGACGCGGTTGCTGCAACGGTCGACGCGCAAGCTCACGTTGACCCATGTGGGCGAGGGGTTCTATGGGCGTTGTGTGGGCGCGGTGGACGGCTTGATGGACGCGGGCCAGGCGCTGATGCACGGCAGTGACGAGCCGGCCGGCCTGGTACGGATCGCCGCGATGGCGGATTTCTTCGACTTCTTCCCGATGGAATGGATTGCCGACTTCCTCGCCGCGCACCCGCGTGTGCAACTCGATTTCGTGCTCAGCGACGCCCGTGTCGACCTGATTACCGACCGCATCGACGTTGCCTTCCGAGGCGGTGTATTGCAGGACTCGGGGTACGTCGGTCGGCAACTGCTGAGCAACGCCAGCGACGGCATGGTCGCCAGCCCGGCCTATATCGCTGCGCGGGGCATGCCGAAGTCGCTGGATGACCTGGCTCGGCACCACAGCGTGAATTTTCCCCACCCCAGTGGACTGAGCCACTGGCAACTCATCGGTCCGGACGGCCAGGCAGTGGAGGTGCAGATACCCAGCCGCTTCAACGCCAACACCGCCCAGGCGTTGCGCAAGGCAGCGGTGGCCGGACTGGGCATTGCCGTGCTGCCGTCGGCGTTGAGCGCCATGGACCTGGAAGCCGGACGGCTGGTGCGGGTATTGCCGCAGTACCGACGCAACGGCTTTGGCTTGAACGTGCTCTACCCAAGCCGCCGGCAGTTGCCGCGGGCGGTTTCGGCGTTCATCGCGCTGGTGATGGAGAAACTGGAGCTCAAGGCGTTTCCGGCCCGGCCGAGCTGA
- a CDS encoding flavin-containing monooxygenase has product MPVETLRIDTLVIGAGQAGVAMSEHLSRQGVPHLVVERNRIAEAWRTARWDSLVANGPAWHDRFPGLEFAGLDPDAFASKDQVAEYFEAYARTFNAPIRTGVEVRKVERNVGRPGFCVETSDGLIEATNVVVATGPFQRPVIPPIAPEMATVTQIHSAQYRNPEQLAEGAVLVVGAGSSGVQIADELQRAGKQVYLSVGAHDRPPRAYRNRDFCWWLGVLGEWDAEAVKPGKEHVTIAVSGARGGHTVDFRRLAHEGITLVGLTRAFKGSVVSFEANLAENIARGDENYLALLDAADAYIERNGLDLPPEPEARRLLPDPKCMTHPILELDLVEAGVTTIIWATGYSVDYSWLNVDAFKADGKPRHQRGVCSEPGLYFVGLPWLSRRGSAFIWGVWHDARHITDHIVKQRTYLDYRDASQRVSQPLKTSLTGVR; this is encoded by the coding sequence ATGCCCGTTGAAACCCTACGCATCGATACGCTTGTAATAGGCGCCGGCCAGGCCGGTGTCGCCATGAGTGAACATTTGAGCCGCCAAGGCGTGCCGCATCTGGTGGTGGAGCGCAATCGCATCGCCGAGGCCTGGCGCACGGCGCGCTGGGACTCGCTGGTCGCCAATGGCCCGGCCTGGCATGACCGCTTTCCCGGGCTCGAGTTTGCCGGCCTGGATCCCGATGCCTTCGCCTCCAAGGATCAGGTGGCCGAGTACTTCGAAGCCTATGCCCGCACATTCAATGCGCCGATCCGCACCGGGGTGGAGGTGCGCAAAGTCGAGCGCAATGTCGGGCGCCCGGGCTTCTGCGTCGAGACATCGGACGGCCTGATCGAAGCCACTAACGTGGTGGTCGCCACCGGCCCCTTCCAGCGCCCCGTCATCCCGCCCATCGCGCCCGAGATGGCCACGGTCACCCAGATTCATTCGGCGCAATACCGCAACCCCGAGCAGCTGGCCGAAGGCGCCGTGCTGGTGGTGGGGGCGGGGTCATCGGGGGTGCAGATCGCCGATGAATTGCAGCGCGCCGGCAAGCAGGTCTACCTCTCTGTCGGCGCCCATGATCGCCCGCCGCGAGCCTATCGAAACCGGGATTTCTGCTGGTGGCTGGGGGTGTTGGGCGAGTGGGACGCCGAAGCGGTCAAGCCCGGCAAAGAGCACGTGACCATCGCCGTCAGTGGCGCCCGGGGCGGCCACACGGTGGACTTTCGTCGGCTGGCTCACGAGGGCATCACCCTGGTGGGCCTGACCCGGGCGTTCAAGGGCAGCGTGGTGAGTTTCGAAGCCAACCTTGCCGAGAACATTGCCCGTGGCGATGAAAACTACCTGGCGTTGCTCGACGCCGCCGATGCCTATATCGAGCGCAATGGCTTGGACCTGCCGCCCGAACCCGAAGCGCGTCGGTTGTTGCCCGACCCCAAGTGCATGACCCATCCGATCCTCGAACTGGACCTGGTCGAGGCGGGCGTCACGACGATCATCTGGGCCACCGGGTATTCGGTGGACTACAGCTGGCTGAACGTCGATGCGTTCAAGGCCGACGGCAAGCCGCGGCACCAGCGTGGCGTCTGCAGCGAGCCCGGCCTCTATTTCGTCGGCTTGCCGTGGCTGTCGCGTCGCGGCTCGGCGTTCATCTGGGGCGTGTGGCACGACGCCCGGCATATCACCGACCACATCGTCAAACAGCGCACCTACCTCGACTACCGCGATGCATCCCAACGCGTTTCGCAACCTTTGAAAACCAGCCTGACGGGAGTCCGTTGA
- a CDS encoding RidA family protein produces the protein MPTHTRIRMFNTKDTYPNQTLDNDLCQAVRAGNTVYVRGQVGTDFDGQLVGLGDPRAQAEQAMRNVKQLLEEAGSDLSHIVKTTTYLIDPRYREPVYQEVGKWLKGVFPISTGLVVSALGQPQWLMEIDVIAVIPE, from the coding sequence ATGCCTACCCACACTCGCATCCGCATGTTCAATACCAAGGACACCTACCCGAACCAGACCCTGGACAACGACCTGTGCCAGGCCGTGCGCGCGGGCAATACCGTTTACGTCCGTGGTCAGGTCGGCACTGATTTCGACGGCCAATTGGTTGGTCTCGGCGACCCGCGGGCCCAGGCCGAGCAGGCCATGCGCAACGTCAAGCAACTGCTGGAAGAAGCCGGCAGCGACCTGAGCCACATCGTCAAGACCACCACCTACCTGATCGACCCGCGCTATCGCGAGCCGGTGTACCAGGAGGTCGGCAAATGGCTCAAGGGCGTGTTCCCGATTTCCACCGGGCTGGTGGTCAGCGCCCTGGGTCAGCCGCAGTGGCTGATGGAAATCGATGTGATCGCGGTCATCCCCGAATAA